In Paenibacillus kyungheensis, the following are encoded in one genomic region:
- a CDS encoding glycoside hydrolase family 32 protein yields the protein MKMSRTQLYRTLDQADVGEWEALKVLADQSPWRQTFHIQPEAGLLNDPNGFCFFNGEYHLFYQWFPLGTQHGIKYWYHTSSTDLVHWRNQGIGIAPDTIYDSHGAYSGSAIEKDNLLYLMYTGNTRNKDWKRYPFQCIAVMNTQGHISKLPPVIEHVPDGYSDHFRDPKVWQDGEYYYCVIGAQRINHTGCAVMYRSPDLQTWTFQGELQTFLPSFGYMWECPDYFELNQQGILLFSPQGIEPFADSFQNIYQSGYMIGTPLDLNTCEFDHGDFCELDHGFDFYAPQTTLAPDGRRLLVGWLGMPEIDYPTDHQGWAHCLTLPRELTIEQGELRQRPVQELTQLRGQRYHVNHTVDNQHHLLSSMQGVQYEMLVQISDIQATRIGIELRVGNNEKTVLYYQPELEKLTLDRSLSGQPLALEYGTTRSCSLSLDEGTVTLHLFVDTSSIEIFANDGRKVLTARIFPQPDSTGISLFAEDGSACFDVTQWDLLAKEEQ from the coding sequence ATGAAAATGAGTCGAACACAGTTGTATCGCACCTTAGATCAAGCTGATGTTGGAGAATGGGAAGCACTGAAGGTATTAGCCGATCAAAGCCCGTGGCGTCAGACTTTTCATATTCAACCTGAAGCCGGACTACTGAATGATCCGAATGGATTTTGCTTTTTTAACGGAGAATATCATCTTTTCTATCAATGGTTTCCATTAGGAACACAACATGGTATCAAATACTGGTATCACACTTCTTCTACTGATCTGGTTCATTGGCGTAATCAAGGGATCGGGATTGCTCCTGATACTATATATGATTCTCATGGAGCTTATTCTGGAAGCGCTATAGAAAAAGACAATCTGTTATATCTGATGTATACAGGTAATACGCGTAACAAGGATTGGAAGCGTTATCCATTCCAATGTATAGCTGTGATGAACACCCAGGGTCATATCTCAAAGCTACCCCCTGTGATCGAGCATGTACCTGATGGATATAGTGATCATTTTCGTGATCCGAAAGTCTGGCAAGATGGAGAATATTACTACTGTGTCATTGGCGCTCAGCGAATCAATCATACCGGGTGTGCGGTTATGTATCGTTCGCCTGATCTACAGACATGGACATTTCAAGGAGAATTACAGACATTCCTACCTTCATTCGGTTATATGTGGGAGTGCCCGGATTACTTTGAACTCAACCAACAAGGAATATTGTTATTTTCACCGCAAGGAATAGAACCGTTTGCAGATTCATTTCAAAATATTTATCAGTCCGGTTATATGATTGGTACTCCTTTGGATCTGAATACATGTGAATTTGATCATGGAGACTTTTGCGAGTTAGATCATGGATTCGATTTCTATGCTCCACAGACGACACTTGCACCGGATGGACGTAGATTGTTAGTCGGTTGGCTAGGCATGCCAGAGATTGATTATCCTACAGATCATCAAGGATGGGCGCACTGTCTCACATTGCCACGTGAATTGACGATCGAACAAGGGGAACTACGACAACGTCCTGTTCAAGAGCTTACTCAGCTACGTGGACAACGTTATCATGTTAATCATACAGTGGATAACCAACACCATCTGCTATCTTCTATGCAAGGCGTACAGTATGAAATGCTTGTTCAAATCAGTGATATTCAAGCTACCCGAATAGGCATAGAGTTACGCGTAGGCAACAATGAAAAAACCGTTCTGTATTATCAACCAGAGCTAGAAAAATTAACTTTAGACCGCTCATTATCCGGTCAACCTCTAGCGCTTGAATATGGAACAACACGAAGTTGTAGTTTATCTCTAGATGAAGGCACAGTAACACTGCATCTATTTGTAGATACATCTTCGATTGAAATTTTCGCTAATGATGGTCGTAAAGTATTGACAGCTCGTATCTTCCCTCAACCTGATAGCACAGGGATATCATTATTTGCGGAAGATGGAAGCGCATGCTTTGATGTTACACAATGGGATTTGTTAGCTAAGGAGGAACAATAA